One genomic window of Cercospora beticola chromosome 5, complete sequence includes the following:
- a CDS encoding uncharacterized protein (antiSMASH:Cluster_7~SMCOG1173:WD-40 repeat-containing protein), with protein sequence MARKARQRISYVLPLANSAGGHRLGVNGLAVDSSNSRLYSGGRDGVICAWDLHLDLNSTTPPEYDAKLPPSEPTTFRQQVQAHTHWINDIALAQSNQALVSASSDTTVKVWRPAAQDVKPPQTIGLHSDYVKTLAVPYSTCDWVASGGLDRHINVWDLNGAGQKLKINVAEDEVSSLLSKEKGSIYALAATNSLLASGGPESTVRVWDCRTGKRVTKLVGHTDNIRDILVSQDGTTIITASSDRTVKVWSTIAGRCMFTLTMHDASVWSLFSSDPDLSVFYSSDKNGLVAKTDTRDKIELDEGLSLALFQEHEGVHKLIAAGDCLWTATSRPSINRWRDVNTTNAELDVPEGFTTHRLSSATAAKARYPSPPNQKEQTPSMQQRAPTSKRRIPLKHALRLSNTVFFPTMLTPPPEDQPIPGGRRGTLDTAPPEGSVMQPIRAQPELSIEGQNGLIKHVMLNDRKRVLTLDTAGEVVMWDLLKCVPIRSFGKRHLEDVKDEVTTNATVANWCTVDVRTGSVAVVLEENTCFDAEMYADELELDEDVEYREDQRINLGKWVLRYLFNDVIEEEIRRDETFRTHLLHAKEQQKLQRENAPTSIDMPSQNTNGWHPEANGPQSASTVRPGVNGSATTPGLGIGHASPSVANSPAHARQTPLLATTAEEGGSHDNQASSQRTSGERSADYFSTSRIPNTEVTTPGGASQPATTPGVLPDPATPSADEPAKDGHTGGKGLFGKKFSMGMSFSGMKKIGRVQTNDKDKPTPVEEKEEVESDSRSSKTDNSRVVDDTFLGTLQKIRFGYEDSLQQQIQNQQAYENGLPVARASIDLPTAIKPSEASETPILRPPRNTTILIQEDRPEAGGVTDLFEGTVGNLVDKVDSLEKTAPMWLGDVLLRNQIPVKDVVKISFILEPWQNSLPVIASDGNNRLNANRMLRAKKVLAYVAERIEPASEREKSPLRPEEYLELWCQGQILPPTMTLATIRAHVWRGGGDVVLYYKANGKREILHAPKASPPGTTAPPEEGATTAQQGEGNAYDQQQQQRSTSVSTS encoded by the exons ATGGCCCGCAAGGCGAGGCAGAGGATAAGCTATG TCCTGCCGCTCGCCAACTCCGCCGGAGGCCACAGGCTCGGAGTCAATGGCCTGGCCGTAGACAGCTCCAACTCACGCCT GTACTCGGGCGGCCGAGACGGCGTCATCTGTGCCTGGGACCTGCACCTCGACCTCAACTCGACGACACCACCCGAGTACGATGCGAAGCTACCGCCGTCCGAGCCTACCACCTTCCGCCAGCAGGTGCAGGCGCACACACACTGGATCAACGATATCGCCCTCGCCCAGTCCAATCAGGCACTCGTGTCAGCTTCGTCCGATACCACAGTCAAAGTGTGGAGACCGGCGGCGCAAGATGTGAAGCCGCCACAGACCATTGGACTGCACAGCGACTATGTCAAAACTCTTGCGGTGCCATACTCCACATGTGACTGGGTGGCCAGTGGTGGGCTAGATCGGCATATCAATGTGTGGGACCTGAACGGCGCAGGCCAGAAGCTGAAAATCAATGTGGCCGAAGATGAGGTCAGCAGTCTGCTCAGCAAAGAGAAGGGCAGTATATATGCGCTTGCAGCTACAAACTCCTTGCTAGCGAGCGGTGGACCGGAAAGCACAGTGCGGGTCTGGGACTGCAGAACCGGCAAGCGGGTGACGAAGCTGGTCGGACACACTGACAACATACGCGACATCCTCGTCAGTCAGGATGGCACAACCATTATCACCGCAAGCAGCGACCGCACTGTCAAGGTGTGGAGCACCATCGCTGGAAGATGCATGTTCACTTTGACCATGCACGATGCGAGCGTGTGGTCGCTGTTCTCGTCCGACCCAGATCTGTCTGTCTTCTACTCCAGTGACAAGAACGGACTGGTGGCAAAGACCGATACACGGGATAAGatcgagctcgacgaagGCCTCTCCTTGGCCTTATTCCAGGAGCACGAGGGCGTGCACAAGTTGATTGCTGCTGGCGACTGTCTATGGACTGCTACTAGCAGACCTAGTATCAACAGATGGAGAGATGTCAATACGACAAATGCCGAGTTGGACGTCCCAGAAGGGTTCACTACTCACAGGCTCAGTTCTGCCACTGCCGCCAAGGCAAGGTACCCAAGTCCGCCAAATCAGAAGGAACAGACACCATCAATGCAGCAACGTGCACCCACATCAAAACGAAGGATTCCGCTGAAGCATGCGCTAAGACTGAGCAACACAGTGTTCTTTCCTACAATGCTTACTCCTCCACCGGAAGATCAACCAATTCCTGGTGGTAGGAGAGGCACATTAGATACGGCACCCCCTGAAGGATCCGTCATGCAGCCGATACGAGCACAACCTGAGCTGTCAATCGAGGGCCAGAACGGGCTAATCAAGCACGTTATGCTCAATGACCGGAAACGGGTGTTGACACTGGACACCGCTGGCGAGGTCGTGATGTGGGATCTCCTAAAGTGTGTGCCGATACGCTCGTTTGGCAAGCGGCATCTTGAAGACGTAAAGGACGAGGTCACGACGAATGCCACAGTTGCAAACTGGTGCACAGTAGATGTCAGAACGGGCAGTGTGGCCGTGGTCCTGGAAGAGAACACATGTTTCGACGCCGAGATGTACGCGGACGAACTCGAACTCGACGAAGATGTGGAGTACCGAGAAGACCAGCGCATCAATCTGGGCAAATGGGTTTTGCGATATCTCTTCAATGACGTGATTGAGGAAGAGATACGTCGAGATGAGACATTCCGGACTCATCTACTCCACGCTAAAGAGCAACAAAAGTTGCAGCGCGAGAATGCGCCCACCAGCATTGATATGCCTTCGCAAAACACTAATGGCTGGCATCCGGAGGCCAATGGACCTCAGTCTGCATCTACCGTGCGACCGGGTGTAAATGGGTCCGCAACCACTCCTGGTCTCGGCATCGGTCATGCAAGCCCTAGTGTTGCTAACTCTCCAGCACATGCAAGGCAGACGCCGCTGTTAGCAACGACTGCTGAGGAAGGTGGATCACACGACAATCAAGCGTCTTCACAACGAACGTCTGGTGAGCGAAGTGCGGATTATTTCTCCACTTCGCGCATTCCGAATACCGAAGTCACAACACCCGGTGGTGCATCTCAACCTGCAACTACGCCCGGTGTGTTGCCAGACCCTGCCACTCCATCCGCTGATGAACCGGCGAAGGATGGCCACACGGGCGGCAAGGGGCTTTTTGGCAAGAAGTTCAGCATGGGCATGTCGTTTAGTGGCATGAAGAAGATTGGTCGTGTGCAGACCAACGACAAGGACAAACCCACTCCTgtcgaagagaaagaggaagtGGAAAGCGATTCTCGATCGAGCAAAACTGACAACTCACGAGTAGTTGACGATACATTTCTCGGCACCCTGCAAAAGATCCGGTTCGGGTACGAGGACTCGCTCCAACAGCAAATACAAAACCAACAAGCCTATGAAAATGGTCTTCCGGTGGCTCGAGCCTCCATCGATCTCCCAACAGCAATCAAACCTAGTGAGGCCTCCGAGACTCCGATACTCCGACCACCACGCAATACCACTATTCTGATCCAAGAAGACCGCCCTGAAGCTGGCGGTGTGACCGATCTTTTCGAAGGCACTGTAGGCAACCTCGTTGACAAGGTCGACAGCCTGGAGAAGACTGCTCCAATGTGGCTTGGCGATGTTCTCCTCCGCAACCAGATTCCAGTCAAAGACGTTGTTAAGATCTCGTTCATCCTGGAGCCGTGGCAGAATTCTTTACCGGTCATCGCCAGCGATGGGAACAATCGCCTCAATGCGAATCGCATGCTGAGAGCGAAGAAGGTTTTGGCCTATGTCGCCGAGAGGATCGAGCCTGCGAGTGAGAGGGAGAAGAGTCCCCTGAGACCAGAGGAGTACTTGGAGCTTTGGTGTCAGGGACAG ATTCTCCCGCCTACCATGACGCTCGCGACAATTCGTGCCCATGTCTGGCGCGGAGGTGGAGATGTTGTGTTATATTACAAAGCCAATGGAAAGAGGGAGATACTTCACGCGCCGAAGGCGTCTCCTCCTGGGACAACGGCACCTCCTGAGGAAGGGGCCACAACAGCGCAACAAGGCGAGGGAAATGCCTatgatcagcagcagcagcagagatccACGAGTGTGAGTACATCGTAG